A stretch of DNA from Brockia lithotrophica:
CCTGGAGGCGGCGGGGATCCTACCCGGCGAGGCCGTACAGGTGCTCAACGTGATGAACGGATCCCGCATCGAGACGTACACGATCGAGGGCGACCGCGGATCCGGTATCGTTGCGCTCAACGGCCCGGCGGCTCGGTGGGCAGAGGCAGGGGATGTGGTGATCGTGATCGCCTACGCCTACCTCACGCCCGACGAAGCGCAGGTGCACGAGCCGCGCGTCGTCTTCGTCGACGAGAAGAACCGAATCGTCGCCCTCACGGGCCAGGAGCGGATGTGAGTCGGCTCGCAGACCCCAGACTTCTCGGACGAATGGAGGGAATTGCGTGGCGCACGGGGAAGTTCCCGAGGCCGTCGTTCGGCGCCTTCCGCTATACCTTCGCTACTTGCGCATGCTCGAACGCCAGGGAATCCGTACGGTATCGTCGTTTCAGATGGGCGAAGATCTCCTCCTCAACCCCGCCCAAATCCGCAAGGATCTGGCCTTTTTCGGTGAGTTCGGACGCAAGGGGATCGGCTACGACGTCCCGTACCTCATCGAAAAGATTCGCCACATCCTCCACCTCGACCGTTGCGTCCCCATCGCCCTCGTAGGTGCGGGCAACCTCGGCACGGCCCTCGCCCGCTACAACGCCTTTCAGGAAAGCCACATGCGGATCACGGCGGTCTTCGACCGCGACCCGCGCAAGGTGGGGCAAAGGCTCACGGAGGACCTCGTCGTGTACGGGATGGACGAGCTGGACCGCGTCGTCCGCGAGCAGGGGATTCGGGTCGGGATCATCGCCGTCCCTCGGGAGTCGGCGCAGGAGGTTCTCGAACACATGGTTCAGGCGGGGATTCGGGCGGTGCTCAACTTCGCACCCCAGATCCTCAAGGCGCCCCCCGGCGTGCGCGTCCACTACGCGGACATCACGGCCGAACTCGCCACCCTCGCGTACTACCTGCACTGCAGCCCCGGTTCGCCGGCGCTTCCTTCGGAAGCGGCGGCATCTTCGCCTTCCGATGCCCCCGCTTTGGGAGTTGCGTCCGTTCCCGCCTCCCCCGAAAACGCGCGGCCGGCCTCCGAAACGCCCCTTCCTCACCTCCGGCCTTCGGAGGAGGGATGAGCACCCGTGCGGATCTTACTCACCGGAGCGTACGTGTACGTGGGGGGGGACCTCTCCGAAGCCGACGGGGAGTTGCGGGCCGACGCAGAACGGCCTTGGGCGCGCGAAGGCGCAACGTCGCTCACGGGTGGCGACGGCTGGATCTACGGCTACCTCTACGTTCGAGACACGCGCATCGCGGCCCTCGGTCCCGGAGATCCCCCGCCGGAACTCCGTACCGAGGCCGAACGCGTGCTCTTCCTCGGCGGCCGGCTCGTGATCCCCGGGCTCGTGAACACGCACACCCACACGCCTATGGCCCTCCTGCGGGGGATCGGGGAAGGGCGCCCGCTCAAGGCTTGGCTCGAGGAGGAGATGTGGCCGCGCGAGGCGCGCTTCACGGATGCGAGCGTCTACTGGGGGACGCGTCTGGCTCAGCTCGAGATGATCCAGAGCGGTGTGACGACGTTCAACGACATGTACGACCGCATGCACATCGTCCTGGAAGCCGTGGGCGAAAGCGGACTTCGGGCGGTGCTCGGCCGAGGCGTCATCGGCCTCGCGCCGGAGGACGTGCAGGACGCCAAATTCCGTGAGGCCGTGGAGTTTGCCCGCGCGGCGCACGGCGCCTACGGCGGGAGGGTGACGGCGATGATCGCCCCGCACGCGCCGTACACGGTACCCGAGCCCCTCCTCGTGCGCATGGTGGAGGCCGCCGAAGAACTCGGCCTCCCCGTGCACA
This window harbors:
- a CDS encoding S-adenosylhomocysteine deaminase — translated: MRILLTGAYVYVGGDLSEADGELRADAERPWAREGATSLTGGDGWIYGYLYVRDTRIAALGPGDPPPELRTEAERVLFLGGRLVIPGLVNTHTHTPMALLRGIGEGRPLKAWLEEEMWPREARFTDASVYWGTRLAQLEMIQSGVTTFNDMYDRMHIVLEAVGESGLRAVLGRGVIGLAPEDVQDAKFREAVEFARAAHGAYGGRVTAMIAPHAPYTVPEPLLVRMVEAAEELGLPVHIHVSETAGEVERCRERTGMRPVEYLDSLGVFRRPTLAVHAVHLSEAEKDLLAARGVRVSHNPVSNLKLGSGVADVPGLLARGVIVGLGTDGAASNNRQDVFHELATAALLHKGIRHEAEILPPPEAFALATRMGAQALFLEDVGALRVGWKADLVVLDAASARYVPRTDLLAHVVYNALPTDVTHVMVDGRFLMEEREVLTLDAERILYEAEREAERLR
- a CDS encoding Aspartate 1-decarboxylase, whose amino-acid sequence is MWLKMLKGKIHRARITGTHLDYVGSITIDGDLLEAAGILPGEAVQVLNVMNGSRIETYTIEGDRGSGIVALNGPAARWAEAGDVVIVIAYAYLTPDEAQVHEPRVVFVDEKNRIVALTGQERM
- a CDS encoding Redox-sensitive transcriptional regulator (AT-rich DNA-binding protein), yielding MAHGEVPEAVVRRLPLYLRYLRMLERQGIRTVSSFQMGEDLLLNPAQIRKDLAFFGEFGRKGIGYDVPYLIEKIRHILHLDRCVPIALVGAGNLGTALARYNAFQESHMRITAVFDRDPRKVGQRLTEDLVVYGMDELDRVVREQGIRVGIIAVPRESAQEVLEHMVQAGIRAVLNFAPQILKAPPGVRVHYADITAELATLAYYLHCSPGSPALPSEAAASSPSDAPALGVASVPASPENARPASETPLPHLRPSEEG